The genomic stretch aggccagcaaggcTGTTACATCCCctggatatcccaaagtggaagtgggaggatatcacgatgaattttgtggtgggattgcctagGACAGTGGGTCGTCATGATTCTATTGGGGTCATCGTGGATCGGTATACGAAATCAGCTCATtctctaccagtgaggacaaactACATGGTTGACCAGTATGAAGATCTCTaagtgagagagatagttcatcttcaTGGGACTCCGATGTCTATCGTGtatgatagggaccctatctttacttccaagttttggggaagtttgcagaggacgatgggtacacagctgaagttaagtacaacttatcatcctcaggcggatggtcagtctgagaggattatccagatattgaaggacatgctgagagcatgtgtcttggactttgaaggatcctggagtaaatatttgccttggatagagttttcctataacaatAGCTACCGGTCTACCATTGGGGcggtaccttatgagatgttgtatggtaggaagtgtagatcacctattcactgggatgagatgagcgagaggaaatatttaggtcctgatgtagttcagaggaccactgaggctatcacgaagattagagctcggatgatCGCATCTTAGAGTAGACATAAGAGCTATTTAGATCCAAGGCGGAGAAACGTAGAGTTCCAAGTAGGAGATTATGTCTTctttagggtttcacctctgagaagggtaaggaggtttgggaagaagggcaagctaagccctaggtttgtgggatcgtttgagatccttgagaggttcaggcaggtggcctataggtttgCCATACCCCCTGCATTGTCTaatgtgcataatgtattccatatttccatgctgaggaagtatgtgccagatggaactcatgtactgTGTTATGAGGAACTGGAACTGGAGGCAAGCTTATCCTATGAAGAGCAgctagttcagattttagataggaaggacaaggtcctgagaaacaagattatacctttagttaaggtattatggaggaacaacaaggtcaaggaagtgacctaggagctggaggcagatatgcagactcagtatctcgagttgttcacgtaaaattttgaggaaattttttttgtgaggaggggatagttgtaacgtcccaaaattacctaataaggcttagggcctttgtTAGGGGCTAGGTTGGGAAAATATGgagttatatatttattttattgtgattatgtgagttatatgataatataactagtggtgcatgtttaggggtattaaatatgcatgtgggcccatttcttattagaagggtaactttcataatttggcccgttatgggcataattgtatatatatgtgcatatatgtgatataggtgtgagaccacattattatgtgggtttatttgagttactcggcacgagacgattctagggagcaagttagcgagaaagccacaatgggacccaatacctgactcggggcgagtcaaggggtattttggtttgtcatttaattgggttattgggtaatgggaaggaataattggggatatatttggagttagagattttaggagggaatactggggaatttgaccattttgccctcggggacgtttttgttaccctgagcctcgggattagattaagtcacttaagccttaaggaaaataaaaaaaaacagaacaCACAAACACTTCTAGCGGCTCACCAAccgactctttctctctcccacTCTCTCTGACTTTTTTTCTCTCAACTCTTGTAATGGAATTCTTTGTGAATTAAAGGGAAATTTGTTTGCTGAAGCTTGAGAGACTGAAGGCTTAAGCATGGGAGTGGATTAGCTACAACTGGGGAGACTTAAaccacagttgaggtaagctttggacCTTGATTTCCATTGATTATTAGGCTTAGTTTGGCTGTTCTTGAAGTGTTCTTTAGCTTTATAGCTCAAGAGTTGATTtggtattttgatgagttttataaccagatttttgttgggttttgctgctggtaagatgttagaactgttgtggtgattgaattatggttatggtgtgaaattgggatagtttgGGTTGAATTTGGCTGTTGGAAAATGAGGAAAATATGGTTTCGCATGGCCAAGTTGCGGTTCTATTCTTGAGGGGCCGCGACTTAGCTGAACCCAGGGCCCTAGGAGGCCACTATTCGAGAGGCACCCTGCGACCCTCTTGGGAAGGTCGCAGCCCGCATCTCTTTGGCAGAGGGCACTAGAGGGGGCGCGCCACGAACCTCAAGGGCTGGTCGTGTCCCGCTTGGGCAGTTTAGGCCTTGGGGAATTTTTAATGACATGAACCTTTTTCTTAGGGCCCGGGATAGAttccactacccagtttagtggaattcgaggccccggagactaggactcggtccagaagcctttatttgctcgttattgatggaatcctatattatggttgtgactaggttattgctaggggctcaaaaccaggatcgtgctcgagggttgtaacgccctggttaccccaaaacagttacggtgaactgaaaatttgactcgctacctgagtcctttggttaaaaacgtgcatctaagtgttattaataggctaaggtggaaaaccaataaaaggaaaggatatattttattaaatacataaaactgttcatgggcccataaaaacatttacaagttatttacaactcaaaatggtcattactgtttcaaatttacaaacctgccgacctaagcggcaaaaatagggtaaaccccctagttcctctgagaactccttggccgtggtggtcaagcggccgcatatgtacaaatcaccatctaagctctccactcaaggctaggtgagcttttctttccctttacttgcaccacatagcacccatgagccaaggcccagcaagaaaacacaatatagcatgatataatattaacaatgatcataataatcattcaggactaataatccaaaacagataagtgacagtcacaaaagtcactaagatgggtactgctccctttagccatgtgacgatagggtcaccggggcttaacagataagtgaacctttcactagctttaacaggataggttcatggtgactagtcaccaacataaccttcctcatgaccctagagtcataactatggaactctgttccgtagccatgtgacaagcagtcacctaggccttaggccctggctctgagtaactagtcttagactagccaagcacttataagtttcatcgaccttagggtcaatccatcattaatgccttagagccattcaatgctgatatcgattagatctaatcttcattcggccctgcgttcaggacgcttatgccgttctgACTCTTAgttcagtgtccctgactagtcagtgccatatacaagtaagcaatattcactagcatttaatatgcaatcaatgtccacatttatcaaccaacatgcctcaacaataatcatgcatgtcatatacacagggtgcagtttttctacctcaggttcgagcgagaattaatataagaacgacctgtctttttgtcccttagcggttacctagtcataaccaattatgggattccatcaataaaatgaataacaaaggttcccaaaccaaaacccagcatccgagacatcaaatcctactaaaccgggtagtaggatcgatcccaaggcctaaggctagaatccccgagccaaaaactcatttctggccaaaattccactaagggccacggccctccttggccatgccgcggcctgcccctcaaacagaggcggcctccgTCAACACCCAGCATGAGCTGTGGCCCTCCCTAGCCATGTCGCAACCCAACCTACACTTCAGCCAAAACTCTGGTTTTCCTCCCTTGCgattttccttgaaaccaacccttcaaaccgaacccaaacatcacccaaacatccaatacaacccctaaatttgatctacatcacaccctcatcaaaacccaagttaaacaccaaccaaaacttccattaattccaacctTCCACATCAAAAGCAAAGGctgaaaactaaaactaaaacagagcaaaccagggagcAAGTGGCTacaaacttacctcaaactcagattgtgatgctcttcaatggtagaacactctcccaaactcccaagacttacttcccaagcttgaatcctcaacaatggctcaaaaatcacaaagaaaatgaaggagaaagaaggtacgggtaagctcttgAAATTGCTCTGTTTCTCTTCATTTCTACAGCcataaatggcttatatctatcctaggggtgaaaagaccaaaatacccctaggtcaattaaggatttctaaaggcttccaagggcaaaattgtcctttccaacctatttcgttaatcacaattaatgctctccaattcccactattctcgatagtctcaaacaccaataatttatatctcgttaccctttaattcccggtaatgctctaatcattaaaatcaccctgagactcatcccgagccttgAACTAAAACCTGTTATTACTAAACCGATagtcaatattccaagatcgtctcatgccgaatagttcGAACAAACccgcattataatgtggtctcaacaatatatcaccgacatgcatacaaatatacaattatgccctcaacgagccaaattaccaaaaccccctgttatcaaatgtggacccacatgcatgcatttaacatcatattacaatataattcatatatacatgcatattatcaattaatggcataattaaacagttatggccctctcggcctactaatccagccattaaaccgcattagggatttcagggcattacaagggTTGTCCTTATTTTACACTatactcggacttgaggtaagaaaattgcacccaatacgtgttatatgtgatcagaGCTTGGCCTGAATGTTatcaataattatgattagggcttgggccccttagagcgtttatgtttaagctattgtttcacatgttggttgatcctacttgaatattctatacctgcttaagtgtttcatgtttgttgCATGGATTCTGTGGTTAGGGCCCAAGGCCCCGTTAAATAggtatgattagtattatgagtatggctactcgatggtgttatgtgattcaCATGCATGCGTACTcattttgttgggatatgcctattcatatCTGTTTCTGTTTTGAAGTTTGAATACCTGGATCAGGgcctgacttattagtcaaggacggcaaaagtgcattgcgcgctggtcgaaaggcttaggcctaaatgagcaatgtactattacgttggccgaccctatggttgttggaaaaccaaaggtgttgggctTGCTCTATGGCCAGTTACTCAAaactaagggcgagggccccatgtgactctatggtcacatagctagggcataggccccggggttggctctatagtcaactattcagggtagcagccccaaattggtccaatgaccatttgtttgtaaCAGAATGATTTTGtgtgtaggttattattgttgAACATGCTGGATAAGTATATGGAAATAtgtattttctgtttatgcacaggtagagttttcttgttgagccttggctcacgggtgctttgtggtgcaggtaagaggaagggaaagcttgaccagccgtgaattggagagcttcggtggcgacgtgtacgtatgcggctgctcgaccaccacggccaaggatatcttagaggaactagggttgtagccttttttttccgcttaggtcggctggatgtaatttttgatatacatacacttctttaagaatttggttgtaatattttgggatcccatgaatttatgaaactttttaaataaaattcaacaattcctttgaccaaaattttaatcctaaccattgacattaaccatagttacatgTTTTAagcaaaatgacttgattagtaagtatgacacaatttaaagtacacagtataacggtcctggattaggaggacttTACAATCCCAGCGAGAGCAAGCATGGGGGAGAAGGCAAGGGCAATAAGCCGAAAAGTATTGGCACCCCCGAGGAGAGATACACTCCTTAGTATTTTGAGTACACTGATTTAGTGGATCCTCAGAAAAACATCTTCCTTGCCATGGAGTAGCAAGTCCACTACCGGAAACCTCAACCTATCTAAAGGGATAGGGAGCGAAGGGACACCACGAAGTTCTACGAGCTCCACATTGACCTTGGACACCACACCAACGAGTGTAGGTAACTTCGAGAtaagattgagaatctcatcaagttgGGGCATCTACACTAGTATGCCAGGGCTAAAGCATGCCCTGCGTAGGCTCTAGCCATGGCCATGCCTCCTCTACAACAAGTGGCGCCTCCTCAAGTTCCAAGCCAAGTAACGGATGCACTGCAATAAGTGTCCCTTGAACCTCCTTTGCTGAATGGGAGAGTGGGGACTATTTCAGGAGGACCCCACCTGGGGGCATGTGAAGGGGCTCGCACAATCGTTATGCATGGGCCCTAAATCATGATGATTAATTGCTAGCGCTAGCCCAGATCCCTGCACAAATGTCTCGAATGATGGACCAGATCATCACCTTCTCCGAGGATGATGCTCGAAGAGTAAACTTCCCCCACCATGATTCATTGGTGATTGAGAGTCATATTTCCAACAAGATGGTTGCTCAGATCctggtagacaatgggagttctgtgaacatccCTTTTAAGTCAGCCTTCGAGAAGACCGGTTTGACGACAAGTGAACTTTCCCCATGCACCTTAACACTTTATGGGCTCTCAAGAGAGGGCGTGATTCCAATGGAGGAGGTTAAGCTACCAGTGACACTTGGTAAAGTGCCTCGCCAGGCCTTCAAGTACTGCACCTTTTTGGTCGTGGACTGCTCCTCCACCTATAACACCATCTTGGGTCACTCAGCCCTGGTGGAGTTTGGAGCAGTTACTTCTATTCGCCACCTGTGCATAAAGTTCCCCACAGAGTCGGGAATTGGCACTATTCACAGAGACCAGAAAGAGGTCCGTTGGTGCTACAATGTGTCACTGAAACATCCAGTGATGGTGGTTGAAGCAGTGGCCCCCGAGCAACCTCCTTCGGTGAAGATGGAGGTCGAGGTTGTTCTAGAAGAGAGGGATTCCAACGAGTTGGACCCCTAGGGTTGGAGATGACAGGGCTATTGAGCCCAGGGAGGAAGCTGAAGAAGTCATTCTTAACAACTCCAACCCTGAAAGGAAGTTAATGTCAGGAAGATCCTCAAGGCGGAGGTCCAAAAAGCTTTGGTTAGCTTTCTCCACGAGAACCACGATGTCTTTTCCTAGTCTAATGCAGGTCTGACGGGAATGGACCCCAACATTATCTACCATGCCTTGAACATAGACCCAAATGTTTCCCCAATGCAACAGAAGGGGAGGACAATGGACCCAACCAGGGGGAGGCCTTAAAGGCTGAAGTTAACATGCTTCTTGCAAATGGCTTCATTCGAGAAGCATAATATCCAAAGTGATTGTTAAACCCAATGTTGGTGCCAAAACCTAACGACAcctggagaacatgcatcgacttctctgacctcaaaaaggcatgccctaaggattgcttttcTTTGCCAAAGATTGATCAGATGGTCAATGTCACCTCTAGGTATGAGCTCGTCTCGTTCATGTACGCTTATTTGGGGTAtaatcagatttccatgcatgttgcAGATCAAGAACAGACCAGCTTTCGAATAAATAAAGGCATCTActactacaaagtgatgccttttggattgAAGAATGTTGGTGACACGTACCAAATGTTggtgaacaagatgttcaagaacAAGCTTGGTCAgaatatggaggtgtacgtggatgacatgctggtgaaaTCCATAATAAGATCTGATAGAAGCATTCATAGTCCTCCACAGGTTTGGGAagaagttgaatccccaaaaatgcacATTTGGGGTAGCCTTCAAGAAGTTCCTGGGATTTATTGTCAATGCCTGAGAAATTGAAGAAACTCCCTAGAAGATAAGGGGATTGATCGAGATGTCATCACCCGGAAAGCACAAGGGTTTCAGTGCTTGACTGGTCGGATAGCAGCTCTCAACCGCTTTGTCTTGAAGCCTACTGACAAGTGCATTCCCTTTTTTAACACCCTCTAAGGAGGTCAGCGattcgaatggatggaggagtgagAACAGGAATTCCAACAGTTGAAGGCACATATGGAAAATCCTCTAATTCTATCAAAGCCCGTGGATGGAGAACCAATCCTCCTCTATGGCGATCTTTGAAAACGTGATTAGTGCTGCTTTAGTTCACGAGGAAGGCCGTGTCAAACACCTTGT from Humulus lupulus chromosome 5, drHumLupu1.1, whole genome shotgun sequence encodes the following:
- the LOC133779568 gene encoding uncharacterized protein LOC133779568, which translates into the protein MSRMMDQIITFSEDDARRVNFPHHDSLVIESHISNKMVAQILVDNGSSVNIPFKSAFEKTGLTTSELSPCTLTLYGLSREGVIPMEEVKLPVTLGKVPRQAFKYCTFLVVDCSSTYNTILGHSALVEFGAVTSIRHLCIKFPTESGIGTIHRDQKEVRWCYNVSLKHPVMVVEAVAPEQPPSVKMEVEVVLEERDSNELDP